One window from the genome of Eucalyptus grandis isolate ANBG69807.140 chromosome 7, ASM1654582v1, whole genome shotgun sequence encodes:
- the LOC104454481 gene encoding uncharacterized protein LOC104454481: protein MSVLSTFSKYREAIGLQVESFLRSNYLVLVGAAAVLVCALLWRIMFGIANTFVGISEGMAKYGFLALSSAIVAFAYS from the exons ATGTCGGTTCTTTCTACGTTTAGCAAATACCGGGAGGCCATTGGACTGCAAGTGGAGTCGTTCTTGAGGAGCAATTACTTGGTCCTCGTGGGGGCTGCGGCTGTGTTGGTGTGCGCCTTGTTGTGGAGGATCATGTTTGGGATTGCTAACACCTTCGTCGGGATCTCCGAGGGGATGGCAAAGTACGGGTTCCTCGCCCTTTCCTCCGCTATTGTCGCCTTTGCT TATTCTTAA
- the LOC104455927 gene encoding receptor-like protein EIX2, with amino-acid sequence MAAKLLLARGELNSSLLRLRYLNHLDLSGINSNHGRIPEFIGSIEQLRYLNLSFTNFHGMVPQQLGNLTKLEVLDLHNDYESLVVDDILWVSHLQSLKYLDLSGSMIANERVLMQLSGVIPSSLGSLPHLNTLHLNRNRLNGELPQALDYCTGLVILDLGENNLSGSIPTWFDESFQSLLILRLRENRFVGSIPPQLCSLSGLTILDMAVNNLTGAIPHCLGNMSSMINLKQSNLKQSNPFGSVAVTPVQDISFYSDLSSLYWDQQHVVEILKGRYNEYTKIVLRLMVNLDLSSNFLNGSIPKELSFLSRLHGLNLSYNHLSGNIPICMGNMTSLESLDLSNNHLSGTIPQGISALTSLAHLNLSQNDLMGQIPKGNQIQTLDDPSIYAGNPLLCGDLLRNKCLNAETPQPQKIPHPEDTHEEDKLDRMLFYAIVMLGFAIGFWGFFGVLQFKKDWRRAYFIFADQAAHKAYVAIVVKVAKLKRLRLLRSM; translated from the exons ATGGCTGCAAAGCTTCTCCTGGCTCGTGGTGAGTTGAACTCTTCTTTGCTCCGCTTGAGATACTTGAACCATTTGGACTTAAGCGGGATCAATTCCAATCATGGAAGAATACCTGAATTCATCGGTTCAATTGAACAATTGAGGTACCTCAATCTATCGTTTACCAACTTCCATGGAATGGTTCCTCAACAATTGGGAAATCTCACCAAGTTGGAAGTCCTCGATCTTCATAATGACTATGAAAGTTTGGTTGTGGATGATATCCTGTGGGTTTCTCATCTTCAATCACTAAAGTACCTCGACCTGAGTGGCTCAATGATTGCGAACGAAAGAGTCCTCATGCAG TTGTCCGGAGTAATTCCTAGCTCACTTGGATCATTGCCCCACCTTAACACCCTACACTTGAATAGAAACCGTCTTAATGGGGAGCTTCCTCAAGCTTTAGATTATTGCACAGGTCTGGTAATTTTAGACCTTGGAGAGAATAATTTGTCTGGAAGCATTCCGACATGGTTTGACGAAAGCTTTCAGTCCTTGTTGATCCTGAGGCTACGAGAGAATAGGTTTGTCGGCAGCATCCCTCCGCAACTCTGCTCACTTTCAGGATTGACAATATTAGACATGGCAGTGAACAATTTAACGGGAGCAATCCCACATTGTCTTGGCAATATGAGCAGCATGATCAACTTGAAACAAAGCAACTTGAAACAAAGCAATCCGTTTGGATCTGTGGCCGTGACTCCTGTGCAAGATATAAGTTTCTACTCTGACTTAAGTAGTTTGTACTGGGATCAACAGCACGTGGTTGAGATCTTGAAGGGAAGATATAACGAGTACACCAAAATTGTTCTACGACTCATGGTCAATTTGGATCTCTCCAGCAACTTTTTGAACGGGTCAATTCCCAAagaactttctttcctctcaaGATTGCATGGCTTGAACTTGTCTTACAACCATCTCTCTGGAAATATTCCCATTTGCATGGGGAACATGACATCACTCGAGTCTCTTGATCTTTCAAACAACCACCTTTCGGGGACAATTCCGCAAGGCATTTCAGCGTTAACATCCTTAGCTCACCTCAACTTGTCACAAAACGACCTTATGGGGCAGATTCCAAAAGGGAATCAAATCCAAACACTCGACGATCCTTCCATTTATGCTGGCAATCCTCTACTCTGTGGTGATCTTTTGAGAAACAAATGCCTCAACGCCGAGACGCCTCAACCACAGAAAATCCCTCACCCTGAAGATACACATGAAGAGGATAAGCTTGATCGGATGTTGTTCTATGCAATCGTAATGCTTGGATTTGCGATTGGGTTTTGGGGCTTTTTCGGTGTTTTGCAGTTCAAGAAGGATTGGAGACGAGCGTATTTCATCTTTGCTGATCAGGCAGCACACAAGGCATATGTGGCTATAGTAGTGAAGGTAGCCAAGTTGAAGAGACTGAGATTGTTAAGAAGCATGTAA